In Lapillicoccus jejuensis, the DNA window GAGTCGACCCGGTCGAAGGTCACCGCGGTGGCGGCGCGCAGGGCGGCGTCGAGGGCGGCGGGGTCGGCGACGGCGTCGGTCGTCACGACGACGAGCATCGTCGCCAGGGCCGGGGCGAGCATGCCGGCGCCCTTGGCCATCCCGGCGACCGACCAGCCGTCGGCGTCCGCGGCGGCCTGCTTGGGGACGGTGTCGGTCGTCATGATCGCGCGGGCCGCGGCCGGGTGGCCGGCGGCGTCGAGGGCGGCCGCGGCCGCGTCGACGCCGGCGAGGAGCCTGTCCATCGGCAGCAGCTCGCCGATGAGACCGGTCGAGCAGACGGCGACGTCGCCGGCGCTCAGGCCGAGCGCGGCCGCGACGTGCTCGGCGGTGCGGTGCGTGTCGAGGAAACCCTGTGGGCCGGTGCAGGCGTTGGCGCCGCCGGAGTTGAGGACGACCGCGTCGACCCGGCCGTCGGCGAGGACCTGGCGGCTCCAGGTCACGGGGGCGGCGACGACCCGGTTGCTCGTGAAGACGGCGGCGGCGTGGTGGTGCGGCCCGTCGTTGACGACGAGGGCGACGTCGGGGCGTCCGCTGGGCTTGAGGCCCGCGGTGACGCCGGCGGCCCGGAAGCCCTGCGGCAGGGCGACGTCCGGGGCGGCGGCCGCGGTGGGGACGGGCGGGGCGTCGTACGTCGTCACGGGGCCACTCCCACGGTCGGCAGGCCGGTCGTCTCGGCCAGCCCGAGCGCGAGGTTGGTGCACTGGAGGGCGCCGCCGGCGGTGCCCTTGGTGAGGTTGTCGACCGCCGCGACGACGACGACCCGGCCGACGCTCTCGTCGACCGCGACCTGGAGCAGGACGTGGTTGCTGCCGACGACGTCGGCCGTGCGGGGCCACTGCCCCGGCGGCAGGAGGTGGACGAAGGGCTCGGCCTCGTAGGCGTCGACCCACGCCTGCCGGACCTCGTCGGGCGTCGTCCCGGCGGTGAGCCGGGCGGTGCAGGTGGCGAGGATGCCGCGCGGCATCGGGGCCAGCGTCGGCGTGAAGGAGAGGCTGACCGGCGCCCCCGCGGCGGCCGACAGGTTCTGGGCGATCTCCGGGGTGTGGCGGTGACCGCCGCCGACGCCGTACGGCGACATCGAACCCATCACCTCGGCGCCGAGCAGGTGGGGCTTGAGGCCCTTGCCCGCGCCGGAGGTGCCGCTCGCGGCGACGACGACGAGGTCCTGCGGCGAGACGACGCCGGCGGCCAGGCCGGGGGCCAGCGCGAGCGAGACGGCGGTCGGGTAGCAGCCGGGGACCGCGATGCGCCGGGCGCCGGCGAGGTCGTGGCGGGCGCGCGTGCCGTCGGCGCGCGGCAGCTCGGGCAGGCCGTAGGGCCACGAGCCGGCGTACGGCGTGTCGTAGAACCGCTCCCACGCGGCGCCGTCGGTGAGCCGGAAGTCGGCCCCGCAGTCGACGACGACGGTGGTGTGCGGCAGCTGCGCGGCGAGGGCGGCCGAGGCGCCGTGCGGCAGGGCGAGGACGACGACGTCGTGGCGCGCGAGCAGCTCCGGGGTGGTGGGCTCGAGGACGCGGTCGGCCAGCGGCACGAGGTGCGGGTGGACGTCGCCGAGGCGGCGACCCGCGGACGAGTCCGCCGTCACCGCACCGACGGTCAGCTCCGGGTGCCCCAGCAGCAGCCGCAGCACCTCACCCCCGGCGTACCCGCTCGCACCCGCCACCGCCACGCTCCACATGTGCATGACGATACACGCAGTGAGGAGTTATGCAGTCACGACCCTGTCGGACATTATCGGGTCGCCCGAGAAGGTCAGGCTCTGCCGGAGAACGGTTGTCCGGCAGAGCCTGACATTATCGGGTCGCCCGATAATGTCCGGAGCCCTCCTCAGCGCTGGGTGGCGCCGGTGCGGGTGGCGGCGGAGGCGACGGCGGCGTCGCGGAAGCCGTTGACCTCCTCGGTGGTCAGGGTGCGGTCGCGGGCGCGGAAGGCCATCCGGTAGGCGAGCGAGGTGCGGCCCTCCCCCACCTGCTCGCCGGTGTAGACGTCGAAGAGCTCCACCGACTCCAGGGCGTCGCCGGCGCCGGCGCGCAGGGCCCGCTCGACCTCGGCGGCCGGCACGCCGGCGTCGACGACGAGCGCGACGTCGGTGAGGGCGACCGGGTAGTCGGAGAACGGCACGAGCTGCGTCGTCGGCTCGCTCGCCGCGGTGAGGACGTCGACGTCGAGCTCGGCGGCGCAGGTGCGCGCCGGCAGGTCGAGGGCCGCGCAGACCTTCGGGTGCAGCTCGCCGGCGTGGCCGACGAGCGTCCCGTCCGGCAGCGTGAGCCGCGCGCAGCGGCCCGGGTGCCACGGTGCG includes these proteins:
- the argJ gene encoding bifunctional glutamate N-acetyltransferase/amino-acid acetyltransferase ArgJ, producing the protein MTTYDAPPVPTAAAAPDVALPQGFRAAGVTAGLKPSGRPDVALVVNDGPHHHAAAVFTSNRVVAAPVTWSRQVLADGRVDAVVLNSGGANACTGPQGFLDTHRTAEHVAAALGLSAGDVAVCSTGLIGELLPMDRLLAGVDAAAAALDAAGHPAAARAIMTTDTVPKQAAADADGWSVAGMAKGAGMLAPALATMLVVVTTDAVADPAALDAALRAATAVTFDRVDSDGCMSTNDTVLLLASGASGVTPAPEELTEAVTAVCADLARQLVGDAEGAHHDIAVEVVGAASTDDALEVARAVARNNLFKCAVYGGDPNWGRVLAAVGTTRAAFEPDRLDVTMQGVPVCVAGGVGADRTDVDLTGREVHVLVDLHAGDAGVTVWTNDLTHDYVHENSAYST
- the argC gene encoding N-acetyl-gamma-glutamyl-phosphate reductase, whose product is MWSVAVAGASGYAGGEVLRLLLGHPELTVGAVTADSSAGRRLGDVHPHLVPLADRVLEPTTPELLARHDVVVLALPHGASAALAAQLPHTTVVVDCGADFRLTDGAAWERFYDTPYAGSWPYGLPELPRADGTRARHDLAGARRIAVPGCYPTAVSLALAPGLAAGVVSPQDLVVVAASGTSGAGKGLKPHLLGAEVMGSMSPYGVGGGHRHTPEIAQNLSAAAGAPVSLSFTPTLAPMPRGILATCTARLTAGTTPDEVRQAWVDAYEAEPFVHLLPPGQWPRTADVVGSNHVLLQVAVDESVGRVVVVAAVDNLTKGTAGGALQCTNLALGLAETTGLPTVGVAP